DNA sequence from the Pithys albifrons albifrons isolate INPA30051 chromosome 24, PitAlb_v1, whole genome shotgun sequence genome:
TCcagtccctgccatgggcagggacaccttccactatcccaggttcctccaagccctgtccagcctggccttgaacacttccagagatggggcagccacagcttctctgggcatcccaCTCCAGGTTTTTCCATAAGAACATGAAGTGTGGCCACAATGTAGGCAAGATGCATTTGCTGCACCTCCAGCAAACTGCAACCCGTGCAACAGAGACACCCTGCTAAAATAACAACTTGGAAAGCCCCAGGGCATCTTCAACCACGAGAGAGTGACTCGGCAAGAAGGGAGGCAGAGCAGATGCCCTCTGCCCGGCCACACAAAGCAGTTactgtgctggagctgcctgttAGTCCCAGACCCAGCGGAGAGAGCTGTCAGAGGCACGGATGACGCTAAGAAAGGAGTTTTTCCAGCGGGATGCTGCGactgcttcctgcagctgcctgcCCCTTTCAGCTCATCTGACTCCTCAGAACCTCTAATCCGATCAAAGACCTTCATCTCCCCGCCAGCAGGCTCGGAAAGCTTTACACCGAAGACTTGCAGGGATAATGCTGTGATCCAAAGGCAGGCACGGCCCTCCCGCTGCAGGAAAAAgcagctccctcccctcccgAGGCAGGACAGCAGATccctctgaggtgccaatgaccCACAGTGCTCCTTCCCCGGCTTCCCAGGACAGTGCAGGACATAACGGGATGCTCCTGGCTCTCCCCTCCCTTAGGGCACAGGAGCTTCCCTGGAGCagctttccaaaggaaaaggttttGTGGAGAGGCAGCTCCCTCTTCCCCAGACAGGGCTGCACAGTGGGggcacagctccagagcagaCTCCCGAGGTGGGACCCCGAAGAATTTCACCATTTAACAGAaattcccacatcccagtggTGGACAAAGCCCAGCAGCCTTGGGGGTTTCCTGGCTGCAATTTTGGGCCAGTTCCCTccttgggagcaggaggggagacTGGGGATGTGGAATTTAGAGACCGTGGGGGATCCTGCAGGGATGTGAAACCCCTCCCCGGAGCCACACTGAGCACACGAGGTGCAGGGACTGCCATAAACACACCTGGGGACAGGTgatgggggctgtgcctgcctgaaaggggctgtgcaggggggaAAGGGCTTGGGGtagggggagaagggagggataACGGGGTTCCCTTGGAAGGGGGAAGGTGCCTCCCAAGCCCATCTCCCTCCCACCGcgaggacagggatgggatgggatggggatggggatggagatggggatggaatggggatggggatggggatggagatggggatggagatgggatgCCAACTAACCCGAACTGCCCAAAGGACGGGGGAGGCCCCGAGGGGGCTCCACCCGGCCCAGACTCACTCGAAGGCGAAGAAGAGGCCGCTGGTGAGGAGGATGAGGCCGAGCGTGAGGGCGAAGACGCCGCTGTGCCGCGCCAGCATGAGGCGGCCGCCGCAGTAGAAGCGGTTGCGGCCCGGGAACACCTCCCACTTCCTGCGGGGCCGCGGCGGCACGGCGGGCGGCGGGGACGCTGCTGagcccgggcccggccccgccgccgccccgggcGGGATCTGCCGGTACTCGCAGTCCTTCAtggccccgccgcgccgcccggagccccggcccagcccggccgcTCCCGCCCCGTCGGTGCCGCCTCCTCCCGGTGCCGCCTCCGCCTcctcccgccccgccggggccgccccgccccgccccgcagcgccccctgccggccccgccgccaccGGAGCGCGCTCCGACCGGGAGCCCCGGCCCGATCCTGATCCCGATCCCGGCCCCGACCTCGATTCCAGTCCCAACCCCGATCCCGACCCCAACCCCGAACTTGGGTTCCTCAATCCCAGCACCCCAATCCCATTCTCGACCCCAGGACCCTCGATCCCAACCTCAACCCTGTTGCCAAGCCCAATCCCTTCCCCAACCCCAATCCTGACCTCAGGACTGTCAATCCTGACCCCAATTCCAAGACCCCTGATCCCAACCCCAATTGTGACCTCAACCTCAGGGCACCTGACCCTGATCCCAACAGTGACCCCAATCCCAACCCTGATCCCTTCCTGGCGCACTCAATCCCAACCTTGACCCCAATCCCGGCCCCAGCCACGACCCCAACCCCAACTCCTACGCCAATCCCAATTCCAATCCCAACACAGCCCGGCACAGCAGGGTGAGCTGCCCCCTACCTGTGTTTATTGGGGATGTGGAGGATCCCTGACCCCCGGCACTGCTACCCCTCcatgccccctgccctgccctgccctgtggcatccccagcccagcccagagatGTAGAGATGGAACCAGACTGGTCTGAGCTTCTCACACCAGCTGGGGATGCTGTGCCCACCACCAGCATCCTGAAGGATTCCCAGATCCATCACATGGGTCCTGCCACAAATTCCTGCCTGCCATAAATCTCCCCTGGGAGATGCAGCGACTGACTTGCACTCCCATCCCGGGCAGCTGATGGGAATTTTGGATGTCTAatgccagcagagcagggcaggacactGCACCATCACACCACGGAGAACATCCCACTTGGGCCCAGACCACTGGTAACAGCTCTGTACACACGGAGTAACAGAGAAGTAATACCCTTGGaactgcaacagcagcagcatcacagccACATCAGGCTTCTGGAAAAAGTGGCCTTGAGTTCTGACTGCTCCCAGTCTGTGCCAGCACATCCTGCTACGTCCACGGGAGGAAGTTGCAGTGCAGGATCAGTCCCAGCAGCCAGTAGCACAGGAAGAATCCCAGGATGCTCTTGCTGAGGTGGGTAATTAGTCGCCAGTTCAGCAGCAGCCTCACAACGGGGTTGTCAGGAGTCCCCTTCCCACAGGAACCAGGAGATTTACCTAGGACAGACCTCCCAGGGGGTGGATTATCAGTCCCCGCACTCCAGAGTAAAGGTTCAtgttcctggagcaggtgaGCAGAAAACCAGTACAggatgggagaggaggagcCAAGGAACCGGGTCAGCACCTGGAGACAACAGGCAGAGCAAAAATCACACCAactgcagctctccagctgcGACCAGCCCTGATCCCAAGGGGTCGAAGGAGTCCCAGTCCCATGGCATGGAATGAACCCCGACTCTGAGGTGTGGAAGGAGCCATAGGCCCACCTCAGGGTGCTGATAAAGGAGGTGGAAATACAGCCCAAACTCATGGCATTAGGATTTATTACATCCCAATGACCTCCCAGCACCACCTGCTTCATTTGTGACAATACTGTGTGAACAGCCAAGGGGTACCCAGGTTTTGCTTCTTGTCACTGTCCAGCTCATGGCAAATTTGAATTTCACTCTCTGATTATTCTTTTGCTGAAATCCCCAACCTTTGGTGCCACTAACCATGTCCTAAAAAGACCTTCAAACACTTTCTAGAGACTCGGGACAGGCTCTAGATCTTCCCATTGCCATCCATTAAGCTTGGTCCAACATGACAAGGACCCAGTATCCTTGTCCTTCAAGGACAGCAGGGCTTGACAAGCCTGGCCTTACACCAGCTGGACCTTTTGATCCCTGTCACCACATCCTCATCACACTGAACACCCAACAAGCTCTCTGGGAACTCTCCAGAGGAACTAACTGGCTTTGGATTCTCTGTGGAAGTAGCTCCCAAAGAGCCTTTGGTTTCCAatcccctgtgctgccctgcagctgggacagctttGGGCTGTGCCTGTCACTCCCCCAGCCCCATAAGGAATCCCTCCCGTGTGCTGCCAGGAGTGTCCTACCTGCACGTGCATGCAGGAGAATCCAAaggccagcagggctgtggcatgGACCACGTACACGAaggcagcagggcagcaaaATCCATCTCTTGGCTTTCCCTCCTCTTCACTCTTACTTCTCTCCAGGCCAAGAGTCAGGCAGTGTCGGGGGTTTGTGCTGATGTAGGTCCAGGCAGCCCACGAGACCAAAAGGGTGACAGGCAAAGCAAGCAAGAAATTTGGGATCTGCCTGAGCTCAAAGTACCTTAGAAAGCCCACGTTCCAGTAAATGTCTTGGACATAGGTATAGACCACAGGGACCCTCTGTGAGCACCAAGGAGGTTTAGCCCCATCCATGGTTGCTGGATGATAGCCCTTGTCCCGAgccagctgcagcagtggctcAGGAATGGTGTAATCTAGGCTGGTGCCAGGACCACAGAACCTCACATAGGCATAGtactgaaacaaagcaaaaggtAGAAAAATTCCAGCACTCATCAGGGCTGCTGAAGACACCAGGCTAAGGACTTGCTTCCATAATGGAAGGAGCTTCCTCGTGGACCCCgatccctcctgcagctggagggcaAAGCGTTTACTGCAGGAGTAGAGGAAGAAGCCAGCATTGATCAGCCCATTGGCACGTGCCCCAGAAGCCAGGGAGAAGAGCAGCCCACTGAGCCAGTTCTGCCCTTTCTCCAGCTGCCACATGGCACTGAATGCCAGGAAGGCAAACATGCTCTCCGAGTAGGCAGCTGCCATGAACACACTGGCAGGGCTGAGAGAGAAGAGCAGGGCAGCAAGAAAAGCCACGCGGCGCTGCCGCAGCACGACACGGCCCAGCTCGtacagggcagcagctcccaggacagaaaacagggAATTCAGGAGCgcagctgagagcaggaggCGGCTCCGGAGCCGCAGCAGCCGCTGCAGGGGCCACAGGACCCCCCTGGCCATGACCCACAGGCTCAGGGGGTACAGCGGGAGGAAGGCGCAGTTGTGCTCGTACAGGTAGCCGTGCTCCGAGATGAAGAGGAAATGCTCTGCATCCCAGTGGgacagccctcccagcagccactccaccagcacatcccacGGGCCGGGCTCTGACAGCTGAGGGGGAGAGAAGGCGTCTGCGGCGTGATCGGGGATCAGCAGGTTAAAGACAGCCTGGGAAGAGAAAAGGGGATTCAAGTCCAGCAGAGATCCTCTGGAAGCAAAGCACCAGGCAGGAGAACTACAGGGGTTCAAACAAGGGGCTAAGAGACCAAAGTCAGGCTGAGGAGCTTTGCTCTAAGGGTGCCTGTGAGGTTGTGAAAAGGGGCAAACACaatcccaggcactcagcaataggacaagggggcacgggcttaagctctgccagggaaatttaagttggatatcagaaaaaaattctttacagagagagtgctcaggcattggaatgggctgcccagagagggggtggattcaccatccctggagatttttaaatgcagattggacgtggtgctgagtgccatgatctggtaaagggactggagttggatcaagggttggactcgatgatctccgaggtcttttccaacccaatcgattctatgattctttggaGCATTTATATCTGAACAGAATAAAGCTACGAGAGGTATCCTGCACAAATCCCCATGGAACTGGCCAAGGAAAGCTGGTCAGACTGCACACATTCACTTCAGGTACCTCCACAGCCCATGGAGCACAAGGGGCACCAAGGAGAGAAGTCTGGGAGCAGCAAactccagctgccccagctcccctggCTGAGGGACAGACttgcctgcagcagcagtgtCAGGGCTCGGCAGCGCACGGCAAACCACACGACCTCCCGGAGCTGGGGGTCTGCCCTCCTCACCAGCTCCATTCTGTGCTTGGAAGTTGCCTCAGTAGGTCACTGATGTCAAGGGAATTCTCCCTCCAGTTTGGGAAACCTGGGTTGGTAAATAGAGAGGACAGAGAGAGGGATTTCTGGCTTTGGCCTCATTTGTAAATGATGTGCCTTTATTTACTATCCAGGACTTCAAAGGGTGCAAATCTCTGTGAACACGAAAGTCAGTTTTGGGGAGGTGACACAGAGAGCTCTTTGATAttgtttttattagaaaaaaaatccctgactTCTTAACCTTGGCtaggacacagagggagagaggtTTTATCATGCACTCTGAGCccattcctcatccctggagcaGACAGGCTCCATGGCTGGCTCAGCAGGAacaccagcagctggagccaggACTCTGCCAAGCCACATCCAGTTCCAATGCAATGAATGGGAtttaaacctcttttttttttttgaatagaGACAGGATTCACGTGGACTCTGAGAGTAACATCCGTGTAAGCAGTTGCTGTGTGGGGCTCATGGTCCTGCCAggctctctctcctccctcctgctccatgtTTGCCCCTGGAGAGGCAGCTCAGCATTTACTCCATGGCACTATCTCCATCACAGGAAGGTGGCCACAGGTACACAGCTTTCCCCAACACAGACAGCACCTCCAGGACACAGATTTTGCACCACTCCACCCTCACCACCTGCAATTTTCCAGCAAAGCTCCTGCCTGGCAAACACACTGCAGAGGTGGCTCtcatccacctcctccctgAAAATCCCACCTGCAGGATTTAAAACTCCTTGTGGAGTACCCCCAGTTTAATTTCTGTAAGCCCTGGATGAGGTGGTGGCTCAGCTCTGAGCTCCTGGCCCTGAGCCAGGGGAGGAGGGTGGGATCTGCTGTGCAGGTTTTTAAGATAAGACATTTCTTCCGTTGGTTCCCCGGCCACCAACTGCTGTTCAGTTTGAGAAACACACAACCCACAGCTCTCACCAGGTCCCAGTGACACCACATCCTGCACTGCTGTCTGCTCCAGCACTTTGTAACACAGAAAGATCCCCAAATCGATCCCTTCTCAATCTAAAATCACCCAGAGGTTTCTCGATTACAATTTTACTGATGGAGAAAAGAACCTGCCAGGCTGAAACTGCACAAGAAAGCAGAGAGCGAGTCAtcagcaagggaaaaaacaagaTCCAAAGACACTCATTGACAGTTCCAGTTCCCAAACACAAGGTTATGCTTCTTTTTTAGCCACAAATAAAAGTTTTGGGGTTGCTCCTATCCCCCTTGTGCTCCCCAGCACTCACAAAGCAACTGGTGGGAGGCACATTCTCCTGAATCACGAAGCTGTGACGTTATTTTAAGCGAGGGGACACTTCAACCCAGCTGTAAATCCTTTTAAAGCACATTCACAGCTGCAAATCCTATTAAAGCACAGCGGCAAAAATTGTCCCGGcactttaaatactttttttttttaaaaaaagaaagcagagaaaatgccTCGCCTGAATATGCCAAGAGAGCTCAAAgcaaacagctttaaaaagcCTGTTCCTGTCACGACTCAGCACACCTTGTGATGAAGCAAAGCCTACAAAGAGCTGCAGCCCACAAGCACCATTTGGGTAAAGAACTCAGCATCAGGGCTGGAATGGCTCTGCCCCAAAAATCCTGTGAGAAACAGCACCTGCATTAatggggaataaaaaaaaaaaggagccgGAAAGGCAGAAGtggcttaaaaatatttcagcaggaaaagatGCAAAGTCTTAATTAAAGATGTTTTTTCTCCCCGGGTTCTCGTGCTCTAAGATGTGAATTGCAGTTTGGAAACAGCGCTAAAAAAAGGATGGGAATAGGGACAAAATCGAGGCTGGATGagtgagggaggagaggagagctcgggcagggctgtgcacacgcagtgcagggcagggaccagCCGGGGGCAGCAGCCACAAAGGcatctcctgctcttcctgcagggctgtggaatTCTGCTCCAGCCCACACCCCACTCTGGGCACCTCTCGGTACTTCCCAGCCTGCTGTGAGATCCAACAGATACCCCAGACAAGTTTAAAACCCAAGATGCCAAAGAAATACAACAGAATTTTGGAAAGCCCCTTCGCCCAGTGCTGGTTCTGTGGGTCTGGGAGCTCTGGGCCTTCTCTCCATTTCCAGCTGCTGGTCCAGAGGCTGCAGATCCAGCAGAGCTTCACTTGTTATCTCAGTGGGAATGGGGCGTTTTTACCCCTTTGTGTCTTTTGTAAGAGCTCACGTGGGTGAACTAAACCTGCTCTGGGTCAGAACACAACCCTGTCCACCCCTCTGAGGCTTCACCTCCACCATCCCACAGGGATGGAAGTGCTCCACATGGCACATCCATGGAGTGCTGCTGGAATATCCAGTGTTCCCACTCTGTGTCTCCCATGGCCAAACCCACTGCAGCTGCCACGTGGTGctcacagggcagggaagggacacgGAGGGATTTGCCCTCCAGGACAAGGCCAGTGGGTGactgcagtgcccagcaggggTTTCGTGCCCAGTAGGGATGTTTCCAAGATCCGTGAGGGTGACAACCCGTGTGCTCTCCAGTGGTGAGGCCCAGTGGTGCCAACAAcccccatcactgccccacctgccctggcaccgCCCAGGGGACCTGGCACAGATCCCAGTGGTCCCGATACCAGTCCTGACTCTGATCCCAGTCCCAATCCCCATGGTCCTGGGACTGATCCCAGTCCCAGTCTCTGTGGTCCTGGGCCTGATTCCCATGCTGGTTTTCATGATCCCAATCCTGGTGCTCCTGATCCCAGTCCAGATCCTGGTGGTCACAGCCCCAATTCTGATGATCCCAGTCCCAGTGGTGCCCAACCCTAATGCTCCTGATCCCAGTCCCAATGGTCCTGGTCCCTAACCCCATCTCGACCTTCGTGATCCCAATCCCGATGCTCCTGACCCTGGTGGTCCTGGTCCCGATGATCCCAACCCCAATTCCAGTGCTCCCAGATCCCGGTGTTCCCCATTCCGATCCCGGTCgtttcccatcccatcccatcccggtGGTCCGCTTTCCCCATTCCCGGTGGTTCCCAGTCCGATCCCGGTGATTCCCGATCCCATCTCGGTggtccctccccccccccccccccgccgtATCCGCCCCTCCCTCCCCGGCTCCGCCCCCCCACCTCGAGCGCGCGGCTCCTCCACGCGTCGGCTCCCTCCATGCGCCACTTCCGGCCACGCCCCCTTCCGGCGTCACGTGGCGACACCGCCCGTGTGGGTGGGAAGCGCAGGGCGGCGCCATGTTTGTTAAGGGCAGGGCGGCGCCATGTTTGTTATGggcgggaggaggaggcggcggcgctCGGGAACCaccgggatgggatgggatgggatgggagaggaGACACGGGATGGGGGatcagggagcagcacaggggccTGAGGAGGGCAGGGTGGCCGTGGATGGGGATGGTCCcctcagggagggggcacagcctcATCCAGGCCCACggacagagcccagcccagcccagcccagcccagcccagcccagcccagcccagcccagcccagcccagcccagcccagcccagcccagcccagcccagcccagcccagcccagcccagcccagcccagcccagcccctcctggaaTGCGAAGCGTTGATGCTTCGGCCCGATTTgcacccaaagcattccattcCTGCGGGAATTTCTTAAAACTCCCTCTGACCCCCATTTCTGCCAGCGAGGGAGAAAACTCGAGTCCCCAAGGGAGACTCCCTGAGTGTTTTTAATCAGAGATTGGGCTTGGGAAAAACTCAAGTTTTCTTTGCTGGCAAAAATGGGGAATGATGGAGTGGTCGGGGTCAAAAAGGTGTTTCAACAATTCCTGTGGGAAGGGAAAGCTTTGGGTACAAATCAGGCCAAAGATGAAGGACTTGCACTCCAGGCAGCCCAGCTGGGTTGGAGGTCAGGGGTGGCTCCCAGACAATCCCAGTTACACACTGGGACATTGTTTATTCTCCCCCTTCACTGTTTTATAAGTGAGACGTGTCTGTTCTGCACACAa
Encoded proteins:
- the PIGV gene encoding GPI mannosyltransferase 2 codes for the protein MELVRRADPQLREVVWFAVRCRALTLLLQAVFNLLIPDHAADAFSPPQLSEPGPWDVLVEWLLGGLSHWDAEHFLFISEHGYLYEHNCAFLPLYPLSLWVMARGVLWPLQRLLRLRSRLLLSAALLNSLFSVLGAAALYELGRVVLRQRRVAFLAALLFSLSPASVFMAAAYSESMFAFLAFSAMWQLEKGQNWLSGLLFSLASGARANGLINAGFFLYSCSKRFALQLQEGSGSTRKLLPLWKQVLSLVSSAALMSAGIFLPFALFQYYAYVRFCGPGTSLDYTIPEPLLQLARDKGYHPATMDGAKPPWCSQRVPVVYTYVQDIYWNVGFLRYFELRQIPNFLLALPVTLLVSWAAWTYISTNPRHCLTLGLERSKSEEEGKPRDGFCCPAAFVYVVHATALLAFGFSCMHVQVLTRFLGSSSPILYWFSAHLLQEHEPLLWSAGTDNPPPGRSVLGKSPGSCGKGTPDNPVVRLLLNWRLITHLSKSILGFFLCYWLLGLILHCNFLPWT